One stretch of Aquimarina sp. Aq107 DNA includes these proteins:
- a CDS encoding type IX secretion system membrane protein PorP/SprF, whose translation MRTYTRHIIIAIVLITAIVGNRSYGQEFFAPVQNQYIADNPYLISSAYAGIGDCWQVRASGFEQWVDIADAPGTQSVSIDGRISDRSGVGAILFNDKNGATSQKGVQLSFAHHLTLNEYTNQYLSFGISYKFTQFGIDTSQFNDGDPNMPPSESLENVTVNNSNFDIGVLYRLGRFFLSANAVNLLQKQIDDFNPTEPSSIQNYYVYSGYTFYDRFSDIEVEPSVLYQNFAGDGRSTADLNLKVRKLHRGDYYWAGISLRSLVDQDFKPLSVSPMIGIKKSNFYVAYGYQVNVNEVFDASNAAGSHMITLGIDFGCRQSKCGCTY comes from the coding sequence ATGAGAACGTACACAAGACATATAATAATAGCTATAGTTTTAATAACAGCTATAGTTGGTAATAGAAGTTATGGTCAAGAGTTTTTTGCACCAGTTCAAAACCAATATATTGCAGATAATCCATATTTAATATCTAGTGCTTATGCAGGTATTGGAGATTGTTGGCAGGTTCGAGCTTCGGGATTTGAACAGTGGGTTGATATTGCTGATGCCCCAGGAACGCAGTCAGTGTCTATAGATGGTCGTATTTCTGATCGTTCGGGTGTAGGAGCTATTTTATTTAATGATAAAAATGGAGCAACTTCTCAAAAAGGTGTACAATTATCTTTTGCACACCACTTGACACTAAATGAGTATACCAATCAATACCTATCCTTTGGTATTAGTTATAAGTTTACTCAGTTTGGGATAGACACATCTCAATTCAATGATGGAGACCCTAATATGCCGCCTAGCGAAAGTTTAGAAAATGTTACAGTAAATAATTCGAATTTTGATATTGGAGTATTGTATCGATTAGGAAGATTCTTCTTAAGTGCAAATGCCGTGAATTTGTTACAGAAGCAAATAGATGATTTTAATCCTACCGAACCTTCTTCTATACAGAACTACTATGTGTATTCTGGATATACTTTTTATGATCGCTTTAGCGATATAGAAGTAGAACCTTCAGTGTTATATCAGAACTTTGCTGGTGACGGTAGAAGTACGGCTGATCTTAACTTAAAAGTACGTAAGTTACATAGAGGAGATTATTATTGGGCAGGAATAAGTTTAAGGTCATTAGTAGATCAGGATTTTAAACCTTTATCTGTTTCTCCGATGATTGGTATTAAAAAATCTAATTTCTATGTTGCCTATGGATATCAGGTAAATGTGAATGAAGTATTTGATGCAAGTAACGCAGCAGGATCACATATGATTACTTTGGGGATTGACTTTGGATGTAGACAAAGTAAATGTGGATGTACTTATTAA